The Halarsenatibacter silvermanii genome window below encodes:
- a CDS encoding undecaprenyl-diphosphate phosphatase: MTELIEAVLLGLLQGVVDPMPVSSSGHLVLLQHFFGIEQRLTLSVFLHFGNLLAIILVFRRDIKEIFSFNPRYPRLVKYIIIGILPVGTVGFILKPFFDRVFATTIIVGFMLLVTGLVLFTSKYAANKGRDMEEMQLKDAVIVGLAQMLALFPGLSRSGMTIVSGLHSGLDRRLAVKYSFLMSVPVVLAATSLELIEVIQTGTGDVGVNMIITGTITAVISGFAAIKLLQHIVERQSLFFFAYYCWMLGSAILAIFL, from the coding sequence TTGACAGAGCTAATTGAAGCTGTTCTGCTGGGACTTTTACAGGGAGTAGTTGATCCGATGCCTGTCAGCAGCTCAGGTCATCTCGTTCTTCTGCAGCATTTTTTTGGAATAGAGCAGCGACTGACTTTGAGCGTTTTTCTACATTTCGGCAATCTACTGGCCATTATTCTCGTTTTCAGGCGGGATATAAAAGAAATTTTTTCATTCAACCCGCGTTATCCCCGCTTAGTTAAATACATAATCATCGGAATTCTGCCTGTGGGCACGGTCGGCTTTATTCTCAAACCTTTTTTTGACAGAGTTTTTGCCACTACTATAATTGTGGGTTTTATGCTGCTGGTAACAGGATTGGTTTTATTTACTTCTAAATATGCTGCGAACAAGGGGCGGGATATGGAAGAGATGCAGCTTAAGGACGCGGTTATCGTAGGACTGGCCCAGATGCTCGCTCTTTTCCCCGGTCTTTCGCGGTCGGGTATGACAATAGTCAGCGGACTCCACAGCGGTCTGGATAGAAGGCTGGCGGTGAAATATTCTTTTTTGATGTCTGTGCCGGTTGTGCTGGCAGCTACATCACTGGAATTGATAGAAGTTATCCAGACGGGAACAGGGGATGTGGGAGTAAATATGATCATAACAGGAACGATTACAGCAGTTATTTCGGGTTTTGCAGCGATCAAATTGCTTCAGCATATTGTCGAGAGGCAGAGCCTTTTCTTTTTTGCATATTACTGCTGGATGTTAGGTTCTGCTATACTGGCTATATTTTTGTAG
- a CDS encoding FxsA family protein, which produces MFIRLLLLFALIPMAELALLIWVGGRIGLLPTLVLVAATGVIGITAAKMQGFLIMNRIKSSLSRQQMPTLNMIEGLLILVGGGMLLTPGLITDVLGFTFILPFSRPRAARLVRKHVGNHLKKKSFSSNKTITFGFSNFNKKKHRGSDNSAPEEENVYDIGSPDDRDDD; this is translated from the coding sequence ATGTTTATCCGACTACTTTTGTTGTTTGCCCTGATACCCATGGCTGAACTCGCACTTTTGATCTGGGTTGGAGGGAGAATAGGTTTATTGCCTACGCTGGTGCTTGTGGCTGCAACCGGCGTTATCGGTATAACTGCTGCAAAAATGCAGGGATTTTTGATTATGAACAGAATTAAAAGTAGTTTGAGTCGGCAGCAGATGCCCACCCTCAATATGATTGAAGGTCTTCTGATACTGGTAGGAGGGGGTATGCTTTTGACCCCCGGACTGATAACTGATGTTCTGGGTTTTACCTTTATTCTGCCGTTCTCGCGGCCGAGGGCAGCCAGGCTGGTGCGAAAACATGTAGGCAATCATCTGAAGAAGAAAAGCTTTTCCTCGAACAAAACTATAACTTTTGGTTTTTCAAATTTTAATAAAAAAAAGCATCGGGGATCTGACAATTCAGCCCCTGAAGAGGAAAATGTCTATGACATCGGGTCTCCCGATGACCGGGACGATGATTAG